Proteins from one Cetobacterium somerae ATCC BAA-474 genomic window:
- the nikB gene encoding nickel ABC transporter permease, whose protein sequence is MYKYIVKRILLLIPVLLGVSFLVFTIMSFTPGDPAQLILGESAPKEAVAQLRLEMGLNDPFIVQYLRFVKNAVVGNFGQSYTTGREVFGEIFSRFPNTLILAVLGIIIAVCIGIPLGIISATRQYTLIDSVSMIGALLGVSMPVFWLGLMLILTFSVNLRWLPSGGFDGLKSLILPSVTLGVGSAAIITRMTRSSMLEVIRQDYIRTARAKGVAEKVVINKHALKNALIPVITVVGLQFGGLLGGAVLTESVYSWPGVGRMMVDAIRQKDTPTVLASVIFLAVTFSVVNLAVDILYAYVDPRIKSQYK, encoded by the coding sequence ATGTACAAATATATAGTAAAAAGAATACTATTGTTAATACCTGTATTACTAGGAGTTTCATTCTTAGTATTTACAATAATGTCATTTACACCAGGAGATCCAGCTCAGCTGATCCTAGGAGAAAGTGCTCCTAAAGAAGCTGTAGCACAATTAAGATTAGAGATGGGATTAAATGACCCTTTTATTGTTCAATATTTAAGATTTGTAAAAAATGCAGTAGTAGGAAATTTTGGACAATCTTATACAACAGGAAGAGAAGTGTTTGGAGAAATTTTTTCAAGATTCCCGAATACATTGATATTAGCAGTTTTAGGAATAATTATAGCTGTTTGCATTGGAATCCCACTAGGGATTATATCGGCAACAAGACAATATACATTAATTGATAGTGTTAGTATGATTGGAGCTTTATTAGGAGTATCAATGCCCGTTTTTTGGCTTGGATTAATGTTAATTTTAACATTCTCAGTTAATTTGAGATGGTTACCTTCTGGAGGATTTGATGGATTAAAAAGTTTGATACTTCCATCTGTAACTTTAGGGGTAGGATCAGCAGCCATAATTACTCGTATGACTCGTTCTTCTATGTTAGAGGTTATAAGACAGGACTATATAAGAACAGCAAGAGCTAAAGGAGTAGCAGAAAAAGTTGTTATAAATAAACATGCTCTAAAAAATGCTTTAATTCCAGTAATAACAGTAGTAGGACTACAATTTGGTGGACTTTTAGGTGGAGCTGTTTTAACTGAGTCAGTTTATTCGTGGCCAGGTGTAGGAAGAATGATGGTAGATGCCATTAGACAAAAAGACACGCCAACAGTTTTAGCATCAGTAATTTTCTTGGCAGTTACATTTAGTGTTGTAAATTTAGCAGTAGATATACTATACGCTTATGTAGATCCAAGAATAAAATCGCAATACAAATAA
- the nikC gene encoding nickel transporter permease has protein sequence MKNENVGKKRSQWAELWKNLKRNKMALLGLVIIVIIVLLAIFADQIANYDQVVIKQNLRMRLKPPSAQHWLGTDEFGRDIFARLVHGARVSLKVGILAVGIAIAIGGFLGAVAGYYGGKLDNIIMRIMDIFLAVPSILLAIAIVSALGPNLLNLMIAVSISSVPRYARIVRASVLSIRDQEFIEAARAIGANDARIICRHIIPNSLAPVIVQGTLGVAGAILSTAGLSFIGLGIQPPAPEWGSMLSGGRQYLRYAWWVTTFPGVSIMITILSLNLLGDGLRDALDPRLKQ, from the coding sequence ATGAAAAATGAAAATGTGGGGAAAAAAAGAAGCCAATGGGCAGAATTATGGAAAAATTTAAAGAGAAATAAGATGGCCTTATTAGGTTTAGTAATAATAGTGATAATAGTTTTACTTGCAATATTTGCAGACCAAATTGCAAATTATGATCAAGTTGTAATTAAGCAAAATTTAAGAATGAGATTAAAACCACCTTCAGCACAACATTGGTTAGGAACTGATGAATTTGGAAGAGATATATTTGCTAGATTAGTTCATGGTGCTAGAGTATCTTTAAAAGTTGGTATATTAGCAGTAGGTATAGCAATAGCAATTGGAGGTTTCTTAGGAGCTGTAGCAGGATATTATGGTGGAAAATTAGATAATATAATAATGAGAATAATGGATATATTTTTAGCTGTACCTAGTATACTTCTTGCTATAGCTATTGTATCAGCATTAGGTCCAAATCTTTTAAATCTAATGATTGCAGTAAGTATATCATCTGTTCCAAGATATGCTAGAATAGTAAGAGCTTCAGTATTATCAATAAGAGATCAAGAGTTTATTGAAGCAGCAAGAGCAATTGGAGCAAATGATGCAAGAATAATATGCAGACATATTATTCCAAATTCATTAGCCCCGGTAATTGTACAAGGAACATTAGGTGTTGCAGGTGCTATATTATCAACGGCGGGATTAAGTTTCATTGGATTAGGAATTCAGCCCCCTGCTCCTGAATGGGGATCAATGTTATCTGGAGGAAGACAATATCTTAGATATGCATGGTGGGTAACAACATTTCCAGGTGTATCAATAATGATAACAATACTATCTTTAAATCTTTTAGGGGATGGTCTAAGAGATGCATTAGATCCAAGATTAAAACAATAA
- a CDS encoding ABC transporter ATP-binding protein, with translation MEKLLNIKNLSINYEANDEKVMAVTDLEIELAEGETLGLVGETGAGKTTTALGIMRLVPNPPGKIVSGEINFQGRNLLTISEEDMRAIRGRQISMIFQDPMTSLNPVLTVGDQIAEVIQIHEKLSTKDAMEKASEMLELVGIPGNRLNDYPHQFSGGMKQRVVIAIALACNPKLLIADEPTTALDVTIQAQVLDLMNDLKEKLRTSMLLITHDLGVVAQVCDKVAIMYAGEIIESGTLYDIFEKPKHPYTHGLFDSIPSLDEDVTRLKPIKGLMPDPTDLPSGCRFHPRCPYAQEECSKRSPRTTIENGHKVKCLAYEGVINVPELQEGRNGR, from the coding sequence ATGGAAAAACTATTAAATATAAAAAATTTATCTATAAATTATGAGGCAAATGATGAAAAAGTTATGGCAGTAACAGATTTAGAGATAGAATTAGCAGAGGGAGAAACATTAGGATTAGTTGGAGAAACAGGTGCAGGAAAAACGACTACAGCATTGGGAATAATGAGATTAGTTCCAAATCCACCTGGAAAAATTGTATCTGGTGAGATTAATTTTCAGGGAAGAAATTTATTAACTATTTCAGAAGAAGATATGAGAGCAATAAGAGGAAGACAGATAAGTATGATTTTCCAAGATCCAATGACATCTTTGAATCCAGTATTAACTGTAGGAGATCAAATTGCAGAAGTAATACAAATTCATGAAAAATTATCCACAAAAGATGCTATGGAAAAAGCAAGCGAAATGTTAGAGTTGGTTGGAATCCCAGGGAATAGATTAAATGATTATCCTCATCAATTCTCTGGTGGAATGAAACAAAGAGTTGTAATAGCTATAGCCTTAGCATGCAATCCAAAATTATTGATTGCAGATGAACCAACGACAGCTCTAGATGTAACAATCCAAGCTCAAGTTTTAGATTTGATGAATGATTTAAAAGAAAAATTAAGAACATCAATGCTACTAATAACTCATGATTTAGGAGTAGTTGCACAAGTATGTGATAAAGTAGCAATAATGTATGCTGGAGAAATTATAGAATCAGGAACATTATATGATATATTTGAAAAGCCGAAGCATCCATATACACATGGACTATTTGATTCAATACCTAGTTTAGATGAGGATGTAACTAGATTAAAACCTATAAAAGGATTGATGCCAGATCCTACAGATTTACCATCTGGATGTAGATTCCATCCTAGATGTCCATATGCACAAGAGGAGTGTTCAAAAAGAAGTCCAAGAACAACAATTGAAAATGGGCATAAAGTAAAATGTTTAGCTTACGAAGGGGTAATAAATGTACCAGAGCTACAGGAGGGAAGAAATGGCAGATAA
- a CDS encoding ABC transporter ATP-binding protein — MADKILEVRNLKKYFNTPKGLLHAVDGVTFSIERGKTLGVVGESGCGKSTTGRVVLRLLEATDGEIIFEGKNIRDYGKAEMVKLREEMQIIFQDPYASLNPRMTISEIIAEPLIIHKKCKNKEELQEKVAKLMETVGLSERLTNTYPHELDGGRRQRIGIARALALNPKFIVCDEPVSALDVSIQAQVLNLMKDLQEEFGLTYMFITHDLSVVKHFSDDIAVMYLGELVEKAPAKELFKNPVHPYTKALLSAIPIPSIKHKMSRERLKGEITSPVNPGVGCRFRKRCSMAIPECGNSTPVLREISPGHFYACHLIGKEEKKIEE, encoded by the coding sequence ATGGCAGATAAAATACTAGAGGTAAGAAACTTAAAAAAATACTTTAACACTCCAAAAGGACTTTTGCATGCTGTAGATGGAGTTACTTTTTCAATAGAAAGAGGAAAAACTCTAGGAGTTGTAGGAGAATCAGGATGTGGAAAATCGACTACGGGAAGAGTAGTTTTAAGACTTCTTGAAGCAACTGATGGAGAGATAATATTTGAAGGTAAAAATATAAGAGACTACGGAAAAGCAGAAATGGTTAAATTGAGAGAAGAGATGCAAATTATTTTCCAAGATCCATATGCTTCTTTAAATCCAAGAATGACTATAAGTGAAATAATAGCAGAACCATTAATAATTCATAAAAAATGTAAAAATAAAGAGGAGTTACAAGAAAAAGTAGCTAAGTTGATGGAAACAGTAGGTCTTAGCGAAAGATTGACAAACACATATCCTCATGAACTAGATGGTGGAAGAAGACAAAGAATTGGTATAGCTAGAGCATTAGCACTAAATCCAAAATTTATAGTTTGTGATGAACCAGTTTCAGCCTTAGATGTTTCTATTCAAGCTCAAGTATTAAATCTTATGAAAGATTTACAAGAGGAGTTTGGTTTAACTTATATGTTTATAACTCACGATTTATCTGTAGTAAAACATTTTTCTGATGATATAGCGGTGATGTATTTAGGAGAGCTTGTAGAAAAAGCTCCAGCAAAAGAGCTATTTAAAAATCCGGTACATCCATATACAAAAGCTTTATTATCAGCAATACCTATTCCAAGTATAAAACATAAGATGAGTAGAGAGAGATTAAAGGGAGAGATAACATCACCAGTTAATCCTGGAGTAGGGTGTAGATTTAGGAAAAGATGTAGCATGGCAATTCCTGAATGTGGAAATTCAACACCAGTTTTAAGAGAAATATCACCTGGACATTTTTATGCATGTCATTTGATAGGAAAAGAAGAGAAAAAAATAGAAGAATAA
- a CDS encoding uridine kinase family protein — MEKFKSRKYHLTSKLVLLKAINDIYPAFQVVFRNSLNNGVYVTINGKNYITEEEIKKIENRMSEIVAEKKVIKKIQFTSEEITEKHLENIREDLKELLETTGIISFFVYELDNYRTYFIEELYENTEYVDLFEIYPYDEGFIFKTPKEINGVIQIPPMIDDRKLAKVYKESSKWNDIMEVSCVGSLNRINLQGDIIELIRVNETLHDKKITNITEKILEDREIKIVTIAGPSSSGKTTFSNRLKLHLMASEIRPLMISLDDYYVNRDQIPIDENGKKDFETIKALDIELLNKNLRDLMLEREVEIPKYDFTSGQRKEKGEIVKISKNTIIILEGIHGLNNSLIEGISQSHIFKIYISCLTQLNIDAHNRIKTSIVRKMRRIVRDSISRNFDAEETLEMWSRVRKGESKNIFPYQENADVIFDTSLAYEIGVLKPAVERELIKIKMSSPHYDEARKLLRLLSYFTTISDRYVPDESILKEFIGGSYFYNY; from the coding sequence ATGGAAAAATTTAAAAGTAGAAAATATCATTTAACATCAAAATTAGTTTTATTAAAAGCAATTAATGATATTTATCCAGCGTTTCAAGTAGTATTTAGAAACTCTTTGAATAATGGCGTATATGTAACTATAAATGGAAAAAATTACATTACAGAAGAAGAGATAAAAAAAATAGAGAATAGAATGAGTGAAATAGTAGCAGAAAAAAAAGTTATAAAAAAAATTCAATTTACTTCAGAAGAAATAACAGAAAAACATTTAGAAAATATTCGTGAGGATTTGAAAGAACTTTTAGAAACTACAGGAATAATATCTTTTTTTGTATATGAATTAGATAATTATAGAACTTATTTTATAGAGGAATTATATGAAAATACAGAATATGTAGATTTGTTTGAGATATATCCATACGATGAGGGATTTATATTTAAAACACCAAAAGAGATAAATGGAGTTATTCAAATTCCGCCAATGATTGATGATAGAAAATTAGCTAAAGTATATAAAGAAAGTTCTAAGTGGAATGATATAATGGAAGTCTCATGTGTTGGAAGTTTAAATAGGATTAATTTGCAAGGAGATATAATAGAATTAATTAGAGTTAATGAAACTCTTCATGATAAAAAAATAACTAATATAACTGAAAAGATATTAGAGGATAGAGAGATAAAAATAGTTACGATAGCTGGTCCAAGCTCATCAGGAAAAACAACTTTTAGTAACAGGTTAAAATTACATTTAATGGCCTCAGAAATAAGACCATTAATGATATCTTTAGATGATTATTATGTAAATAGAGATCAAATTCCTATTGACGAAAATGGAAAAAAGGATTTTGAAACAATAAAAGCTCTTGATATAGAACTTTTAAATAAAAACTTGAGAGATTTAATGCTTGAAAGAGAAGTAGAGATTCCAAAGTATGACTTTACAAGTGGTCAAAGAAAAGAAAAAGGGGAAATAGTAAAAATATCTAAAAATACAATTATAATTCTAGAGGGAATACATGGTTTAAATAATAGTTTGATTGAAGGGATTTCTCAAAGTCACATTTTTAAAATTTATATTAGTTGTTTAACTCAATTGAATATAGATGCCCATAATAGAATAAAAACTAGTATTGTAAGAAAAATGAGAAGAATAGTTAGAGATAGTATTTCAAGAAATTTTGATGCAGAAGAAACTTTAGAGATGTGGAGTAGAGTTAGAAAAGGAGAAAGCAAAAATATATTTCCATATCAAGAGAATGCTGATGTTATATTTGATACAAGTTTAGCTTATGAAATAGGTGTTTTAAAACCAGCTGTGGAGAGAGAGTTAATTAAAATAAAGATGAGTAGTCCACATTATGATGAAGCTAGAAAACTTTTAAGATTATTAAGTTATTTTACAACAATTTCAGATAGATATGTACCAGATGAATCTATATTAAAAGAGTTTATAGGTGGAAGTTATTTTTACAATTACTAA
- the folP gene encoding dihydropteroate synthase, with translation MTFSSQGKTFILNKETLIMGILNVTPDSFSDGGKFNSIDLAFEHAKILVAQGAHIIDIGGQSTRPGHEEVDLTTEINRVIPIIKKISKELDCIISIDTYRAEVAEAAIKAGAHIINDVWGLQKDNGEMAQIAAKYNCVVIAMHNQDSKIYEEDIILSIKKFFKKTFEIAEKNGLNPNKIIIDPGIGFGKGYDENIEVLNRLKELNFIAPILLGVSKKGFIGKDLNLNPNDRVEGTIAVNTLGILNGAKIIRVHNVLEHKKALSIIDKIIYYSKSN, from the coding sequence ATGACTTTTTCATCTCAAGGTAAAACTTTTATTTTAAATAAAGAAACTCTAATTATGGGGATTTTAAATGTTACTCCTGATTCATTTTCTGATGGTGGAAAATTTAATTCTATTGATTTAGCTTTCGAACATGCCAAAATTTTAGTTGCTCAAGGAGCTCACATCATTGATATAGGTGGACAATCAACTCGACCTGGACATGAAGAGGTTGATTTAACAACTGAAATAAATAGAGTTATTCCAATTATAAAAAAAATATCAAAAGAGTTAGATTGCATTATATCTATTGATACTTATAGAGCTGAAGTTGCTGAAGCGGCAATTAAAGCTGGTGCTCATATTATCAACGATGTTTGGGGACTTCAAAAAGACAATGGCGAAATGGCTCAAATTGCTGCAAAGTATAATTGTGTTGTCATTGCTATGCATAATCAAGATTCAAAAATTTATGAAGAGGATATCATTCTTTCTATAAAAAAATTCTTTAAAAAAACTTTTGAAATTGCAGAAAAAAACGGACTTAATCCAAATAAAATTATAATCGATCCTGGAATTGGATTTGGAAAAGGTTATGATGAAAATATTGAAGTTTTAAATCGCTTAAAAGAACTTAATTTTATAGCTCCTATTTTATTAGGTGTTTCTAAAAAAGGTTTCATAGGAAAAGATTTAAATCTTAATCCTAACGATAGAGTTGAGGGAACTATTGCTGTTAATACATTGGGCATCCTCAATGGAGCAAAAATAATTCGTGTTCATAATGTCTTAGAGCATAAAAAAGCTTTATCCATTATTGATAAAATTATTTATTATTCTAAAAGTAATTAA
- the folK gene encoding 2-amino-4-hydroxy-6-hydroxymethyldihydropteridine diphosphokinase, which yields MDKIYIKNLEFIGNHGVFAEEKFLQQKFIISIEMETCTRKAGVNDDLNHSTHYGFVSDDVKKVFFSKSFDLIEALAEAIAKEILIKYSLIKNVTVKIKKPWAPIKKHFDYVAVEISRSRNISYLSIGTNIGDLKFNLDTAISHISNLENTQVIKVSNFLETEPFGDIIQDNFLNACLKIETLFTPEELLEKLLDIEIIMGRVREIKWGPRVIDIDILLFNNLIVEEENLAIPHPWMCERSFVLDPLNEIAPNVIHPLENKYISTLKRILDKSL from the coding sequence ATGGATAAAATATATATTAAAAATTTAGAATTTATAGGAAATCATGGAGTTTTTGCTGAAGAAAAATTTTTACAACAAAAATTTATTATTTCCATTGAAATGGAAACTTGTACTAGAAAAGCTGGTGTTAATGATGATTTAAATCATTCTACACACTATGGATTCGTTTCTGATGATGTGAAAAAGGTTTTCTTTTCAAAATCATTTGACTTAATTGAAGCTCTTGCTGAAGCAATCGCTAAAGAGATTCTTATAAAGTATTCTCTTATTAAAAACGTTACAGTTAAAATAAAAAAGCCTTGGGCTCCTATTAAAAAGCATTTTGATTATGTCGCAGTTGAAATTTCACGTTCTAGAAATATTTCATACCTCTCTATAGGTACAAATATTGGAGATTTAAAATTTAATTTAGATACTGCTATCTCTCACATATCAAACCTTGAAAATACTCAAGTAATTAAGGTCAGTAATTTCTTAGAAACTGAACCTTTTGGTGACATTATACAAGATAACTTTTTAAATGCTTGCCTTAAAATTGAAACTCTTTTTACTCCGGAAGAGCTTTTAGAAAAGCTTCTTGACATTGAAATTATAATGGGAAGAGTACGTGAAATAAAATGGGGGCCTAGAGTTATTGATATAGATATCTTACTTTTTAACAATCTAATTGTTGAAGAGGAAAATTTAGCTATCCCTCACCCTTGGATGTGTGAGCGTTCATTTGTTCTAGATCCATTAAATGAAATCGCTCCAAATGTTATTCATCCTTTAGAAAACAAATATATTTCAACATTAAAAAGAATACTTGATAAATCTTTATAG
- the folE gene encoding GTP cyclohydrolase I FolE, whose product MNLKTHIKNIILEINNDNNLISDEVIENTPERIETFYKEIFSGLLLNPYDFLKRTFPIQNNDLIIEKNISFHSMCEHHFLPFFGKISVGYIPNNKIVGFGDIIKVIEAYCKRPQLQERLCDEIAETIYKGLECQGVYILMEAEHMCMTMRGVKSIGTKVTTTSSKGIFNTNNSLKTEFLTLVKN is encoded by the coding sequence ATGAATTTAAAAACACATATTAAAAATATAATTCTTGAAATAAACAACGACAATAACTTAATCTCTGATGAAGTTATTGAAAACACACCTGAACGAATTGAAACTTTTTATAAAGAGATTTTTTCAGGTCTTCTTTTAAATCCTTATGACTTTTTAAAAAGAACATTCCCAATACAAAATAATGACTTAATCATTGAAAAAAATATTTCTTTTCATTCTATGTGTGAACATCATTTTTTACCTTTTTTTGGTAAAATTTCTGTTGGCTATATTCCTAATAACAAAATTGTTGGCTTTGGAGATATTATAAAAGTTATTGAGGCTTATTGTAAAAGACCACAGTTACAAGAAAGACTTTGCGACGAAATTGCCGAAACAATCTATAAAGGACTTGAGTGTCAAGGAGTATATATTTTAATGGAAGCCGAACATATGTGCATGACTATGAGAGGAGTAAAATCTATTGGTACTAAAGTTACTACAACATCTTCAAAAGGTATTTTCAACACTAACAATAGTTTAAAAACAGAATTTTTAACTTTAGTTAAAAATTAG
- the ylxM gene encoding YlxM family DNA-binding protein has protein sequence MELNEMLEVSILLDYYRNLLSDRQKEYLLEHFEEDLSLTEIGKKYNVSRQAVYDNIRRGIKILRDYEEKIGFHKRDLELLSQLKELKKDFTIKKLDEIIEKNF, from the coding sequence ATGGAATTGAATGAGATGTTAGAAGTCTCTATTCTGCTTGACTATTATAGAAATCTTTTAAGTGATAGACAAAAAGAATATTTGTTAGAGCACTTCGAGGAAGACCTATCTCTTACAGAGATTGGAAAGAAGTATAATGTAAGTAGACAAGCTGTCTATGATAACATAAGAAGAGGAATAAAAATTTTGAGAGATTATGAAGAAAAGATAGGATTTCATAAAAGAGATTTAGAATTACTATCACAGTTAAAAGAGCTGAAAAAAGATTTCACAATTAAAAAACTGGATGAAATAATCGAAAAAAACTTTTAG
- the ffh gene encoding signal recognition particle protein, with the protein MLENLGNRFQDIMKKVRGHGKLSESNIKEALREVRMSLLEADVNYKVVKEFVAKIQEKAIGAEVLTGINPGQQFIKIVNDELVELLGGTNSRLTKSAKNPTVVMLAGLQGAGKTTFAGKLAKYLKKQGEKPYLIGADIYRPAAMKQLEVLAQQVGVDVYFELGSNDAVGICERGLEKAKEAGATYLIIDTAGRLHIDEKLMEELKEVKKVVRPQEILLVVDAMIGQDAVNLAQSFNNALSIDGVVLTKFDGDTRGGAALSVKSVVGKPIKFVGTGEKIDDLELFHPERLASRILGMGDVVSLVEKAQEAIGEEDAKSLEEKIRTQKFDLDDFLKQLQNIKKLGSLGNILKMIPGMGQIGDLAPAEKEMKKVEAIIQSMTREERKKPEILKASRKLRIAKGSGTEVADINKLLKQFEQMREMMKMFSTGKFPQLPGMGGRKGGMKFPF; encoded by the coding sequence ATGTTAGAAAATTTAGGAAATAGATTCCAAGACATAATGAAAAAAGTAAGAGGTCATGGAAAACTAAGCGAAAGTAATATAAAAGAGGCTTTACGTGAAGTTAGAATGTCTTTACTAGAGGCCGATGTAAACTACAAAGTTGTTAAAGAATTTGTTGCAAAGATTCAAGAGAAAGCTATTGGAGCTGAAGTTTTAACTGGAATTAATCCAGGGCAGCAATTTATAAAAATAGTAAATGATGAGTTGGTAGAGTTATTAGGTGGTACAAACTCTAGACTTACAAAAAGTGCTAAAAATCCTACAGTAGTAATGCTTGCGGGACTTCAAGGTGCTGGAAAAACAACTTTTGCAGGTAAATTAGCAAAATACTTAAAAAAACAAGGTGAAAAGCCATACTTAATAGGAGCAGATATTTATAGACCTGCTGCTATGAAGCAGTTAGAGGTTTTAGCACAACAAGTTGGTGTTGATGTTTACTTTGAACTTGGAAGTAATGATGCTGTTGGAATTTGTGAAAGAGGTTTAGAAAAAGCAAAAGAAGCTGGAGCAACATATCTAATTATAGATACTGCTGGAAGATTACATATAGATGAAAAATTAATGGAAGAGTTAAAAGAGGTTAAAAAAGTTGTGAGACCTCAAGAAATTCTGCTAGTAGTTGATGCGATGATAGGACAAGATGCAGTTAATCTTGCTCAATCATTTAATAACGCATTAAGTATTGATGGAGTTGTACTTACAAAATTTGATGGAGATACTAGAGGTGGAGCAGCATTATCTGTTAAATCTGTAGTTGGAAAACCTATTAAATTTGTAGGAACTGGAGAAAAAATTGATGACTTAGAGTTATTTCATCCTGAAAGATTAGCTTCAAGAATTCTTGGAATGGGAGATGTAGTTTCTTTAGTTGAAAAGGCACAAGAAGCAATTGGTGAAGAGGATGCTAAATCTCTTGAGGAGAAAATTAGAACTCAAAAGTTTGATTTAGATGATTTCTTAAAGCAATTACAAAATATAAAAAAATTAGGTTCTCTAGGAAACATATTAAAAATGATTCCTGGTATGGGACAAATTGGAGATTTAGCACCAGCTGAAAAAGAGATGAAAAAAGTTGAGGCTATTATTCAATCAATGACTAGAGAGGAAAGAAAAAAACCTGAAATATTAAAAGCTAGTCGTAAGCTAAGAATTGCAAAAGGTAGTGGAACAGAAGTTGCTGACATTAATAAGCTACTGAAACAATTTGAACAAATGAGAGAAATGATGAAAATGTTCTCAACTGGAAAGTTCCCACAACTTCCTGGAATGGGTGGAAGAAAAGGTGGAATGAAGTTTCCATTTTAA
- the rpsP gene encoding 30S ribosomal protein S16 — protein MLKLRLTRMGSKKRPVYRIAAMEALSRRDGKAVAYLGNYYPLEEGKVTLKEEEIVKFLMNGAQPTRTVKSLLDKAGVWAKFEAAKKN, from the coding sequence ATGTTAAAATTAAGATTAACTAGAATGGGAAGCAAAAAGAGACCTGTATACAGAATAGCTGCAATGGAAGCTTTATCAAGAAGAGATGGAAAAGCAGTAGCTTACTTAGGAAACTACTATCCATTAGAAGAAGGAAAAGTAACTCTTAAAGAAGAGGAGATTGTAAAATTCCTTATGAACGGAGCACAACCTACAAGAACAGTTAAGTCATTATTAGACAAAGCTGGAGTTTGGGCAAAGTTCGAAGCTGCAAAGAAAAACTAA